The Actinomycetota bacterium genome includes a region encoding these proteins:
- a CDS encoding PAS domain-containing protein translates to MTRTAVLIIPAATLVAAILARGPTAAAVIVGLAVGAVAASVAWTLQRRRLTALADEINRWMALEEHQPVRVPTGAVWQPLAVALNVLGASYDRRGRRLRRARQRRVQLVDALPDPALLVDEDGYVLNANQAARRRFGIPEASSLTAAQALASAHVARAADEARDIGDRVDVDIELGGSEVSVAAVPVGDEVLLLLSDRGERRRVEAVRRDFVVNASHELKTPVAGIQALADALDVTVGRDPDRAGELVRRLGDETDRLAKLVHDLLDLRRLEEDSDTPGRAPVDLAALVRREGDRLRPVAGERDVAVTMDLPDRAVVTGDEDDLRLIVANLLDNAVGYNRPGGDVHVRLERSDGAWALHVRDSGIGVARHDLDRIFERFYRVDVARSRATGGTGLGLSIVRHAVERHGGSLHVDSVLGEGSEFTVVLPT, encoded by the coding sequence GTGACGCGGACGGCAGTACTGATCATCCCCGCGGCGACGCTGGTGGCTGCGATCCTCGCCCGCGGACCGACCGCCGCCGCCGTGATCGTCGGCCTCGCGGTCGGTGCGGTGGCCGCCTCGGTGGCGTGGACGCTGCAGCGCCGCCGGCTGACCGCCCTCGCCGACGAGATCAACCGGTGGATGGCGCTCGAGGAGCACCAGCCGGTGCGGGTCCCCACCGGCGCGGTCTGGCAGCCGCTGGCGGTGGCCCTCAACGTCCTCGGCGCGTCCTACGACCGGCGAGGACGCCGACTGCGTCGTGCCCGCCAGCGACGCGTCCAGCTGGTCGACGCGCTCCCGGACCCAGCGCTCCTCGTCGACGAGGACGGGTACGTCCTCAACGCCAACCAGGCAGCACGGCGGCGCTTCGGGATCCCCGAGGCCAGCTCGCTCACCGCCGCGCAGGCGCTGGCGAGCGCGCACGTCGCGCGCGCGGCCGACGAAGCGCGCGACATCGGCGACAGGGTCGACGTCGATATCGAGTTGGGCGGATCCGAGGTGTCCGTCGCGGCCGTCCCGGTCGGGGACGAGGTGCTGCTGCTGCTCTCCGACCGTGGTGAGCGCCGTCGCGTCGAGGCGGTCCGCCGCGACTTCGTCGTCAACGCCAGCCACGAGCTCAAGACACCGGTCGCGGGGATCCAGGCCCTGGCCGACGCGCTGGACGTCACGGTCGGGCGAGATCCGGACCGGGCCGGTGAACTGGTGCGTCGGCTGGGAGACGAGACCGATCGCCTGGCGAAGCTGGTCCACGACCTGCTGGACCTACGGCGCCTCGAAGAGGACAGTGACACGCCCGGGCGCGCCCCGGTGGATCTGGCGGCGCTCGTCCGCCGCGAGGGCGACCGGCTGCGGCCGGTCGCCGGCGAGCGCGACGTCGCGGTCACCATGGACCTACCCGACCGTGCTGTCGTGACCGGCGACGAGGACGACCTGCGCCTGATCGTCGCCAACCTGCTCGACAACGCCGTCGGGTACAACCGGCCCGGCGGCGACGTGCACGTGAGACTGGAACGCAGTGACGGCGCCTGGGCGCTGCACGTGCGCGACAGCGGCATCGGGGTGGCGCGTCACGACCTGGACCGGATCTTCGAGCGGTTCTACCGGGTCGACGTCGCACGGTCGCGGGCGACCGGCGGGACCGGGCTGGGCCTGTCGATCGTCCGCCACGCCGTCGAACGCCACGGCGGCTCGCTGCACGTCGACAGCGTCCTCGGTGAGGGCAGCGAGTTCACCGTCGTCCTCCCCACGTGA
- the nth gene encoding endonuclease III, producing MGGLGRDSRKAQRAPVILDRLAEAYPDARIALRFSDPWQLLVATILSAQCTDEKVNEVTATFFPLYPGPEAVAGADLDDLEGHLRPTGFFRQKARNIRAAARQLLDEHGGDVPDTMDALTDLAGVARKTANVVLSNAFGEHAGIAVDTHVRRISRRLALTRHDDPVRIERDLVALFPQERWLEVSDLFIAHGRRTCEARRPRCDACAVEDLCPSSQVAGRRDRHKAS from the coding sequence GTGGGCGGGCTCGGGCGCGATTCACGGAAGGCGCAACGGGCGCCGGTCATCCTCGACCGGCTCGCTGAGGCCTACCCGGACGCGCGGATCGCGCTGCGGTTCTCCGATCCGTGGCAGCTGCTGGTCGCCACGATCCTGTCGGCGCAATGCACCGACGAGAAGGTGAACGAGGTCACCGCGACGTTCTTCCCGCTGTACCCCGGTCCGGAGGCGGTTGCGGGAGCCGACCTCGACGACCTCGAGGGGCATCTGCGCCCGACCGGGTTCTTCCGCCAGAAGGCGCGCAACATCCGGGCGGCGGCGCGGCAGCTGCTGGACGAACACGGCGGTGACGTGCCCGACACGATGGACGCCCTGACCGACCTGGCCGGGGTGGCCCGCAAGACCGCGAACGTGGTCCTGTCGAACGCGTTCGGGGAGCACGCCGGGATCGCGGTCGACACCCACGTGCGGCGCATCTCCCGGCGGCTGGCCCTGACCCGCCACGACGACCCGGTGCGGATCGAACGCGACCTGGTCGCGCTCTTCCCGCAGGAGCGTTGGCTCGAGGTCTCCGACCTGTTCATCGCGCACGGCCGGCGGACCTGCGAGGCGCGAAGACCCCGCTGCGACGCGTGTGCGGTGGAGGATCTGTGCCCGTCGAGCCAGGTCGCGGGGCGCCGTGACCGCCACAAGGCCAGCTGA
- a CDS encoding TrkH family potassium uptake protein — protein MFLRPDRDDARLVAFYVGRVVTILGAIQALPALVALGLGEWNAFTAFLISMALAIGAGRVTELRLHTRAPLDWSHGMLIASLSWLVGSVFAAIPLYLSGHVSGFVDAMFEAMSGLTTSGLTVLHDLDHLAYSVNLWRHLMHFAGGQGMVLAMLSLFGGAVGQAGTLYLGEARDERIMPNVVRTARFIWRVSFGYLAIGTASLLAVLVAAGLGPGRALIQSVELFMAAFDTGGFTPQSSSIAYYHSAAVEGVIVALMVAGTMSFGLHYQLWRGNRVELLRNVETRTIAATLLVLAVLTMIGLGRAGTYGDAIPLFRKGFFTVLSAHTGTGFAVTAPRLFITDWGLLAPAAIVGAMALGGMASSTAGGIKAIRVGITAKGLWKDIRRVVLPESALVVATYHSQRRRILRDDQVRSSVTVLLLYLLTYIAGGILGLFYGFDFTEAMFESTSASANVGLSVGITGPDLATPLKVSYIVQMWIGRLEFMAVFALLATLLAAVRGRT, from the coding sequence GTGTTCCTCCGGCCGGATCGCGACGATGCACGCCTGGTCGCCTTCTACGTCGGCAGGGTCGTCACGATCCTGGGCGCGATCCAGGCGCTGCCGGCACTGGTGGCGCTGGGCCTCGGCGAGTGGAACGCGTTCACGGCGTTCCTGATCAGCATGGCCCTGGCGATCGGCGCCGGGCGCGTGACCGAACTCCGGCTGCACACGCGGGCACCGTTGGACTGGTCGCACGGGATGCTGATCGCATCACTGTCGTGGCTGGTGGGCTCGGTCTTCGCCGCGATCCCGCTGTACCTGTCCGGCCACGTGAGCGGCTTCGTCGACGCGATGTTCGAGGCGATGTCGGGGCTGACCACGTCCGGGCTGACGGTGCTGCACGACCTGGATCACCTCGCGTACTCGGTCAACCTGTGGCGCCATCTGATGCACTTCGCCGGCGGACAGGGGATGGTCCTGGCGATGCTGAGCCTGTTCGGCGGGGCGGTCGGCCAGGCCGGCACCCTGTACTTGGGCGAGGCACGCGACGAGCGGATCATGCCCAACGTCGTCCGCACCGCCCGCTTCATCTGGCGCGTGTCGTTCGGCTACCTGGCCATCGGGACCGCCTCTCTGCTGGCCGTCCTGGTCGCGGCCGGCCTCGGGCCGGGCCGCGCGCTGATCCAGTCGGTGGAGCTGTTCATGGCCGCCTTCGACACCGGCGGCTTCACCCCCCAGTCGAGCAGCATCGCGTACTACCACTCGGCGGCGGTCGAGGGGGTGATCGTGGCCCTGATGGTGGCGGGGACGATGTCGTTCGGCCTGCACTACCAGCTGTGGCGCGGCAACCGCGTGGAGCTGCTGCGTAACGTCGAGACCCGCACGATCGCGGCGACCCTGCTCGTCCTGGCCGTGCTGACCATGATCGGTCTCGGCCGTGCCGGCACCTACGGCGACGCGATCCCGCTGTTCCGCAAGGGCTTCTTCACGGTCCTGTCGGCACACACCGGGACCGGCTTTGCGGTCACCGCGCCGCGGCTGTTCATCACCGACTGGGGGCTGCTTGCCCCGGCCGCGATCGTCGGGGCGATGGCGCTGGGCGGGATGGCGTCGTCCACGGCCGGAGGGATCAAGGCGATCCGCGTCGGCATCACCGCCAAGGGCCTGTGGAAGGACATCCGGCGCGTCGTCCTGCCCGAGTCCGCCCTGGTCGTCGCGACCTACCACTCGCAGCGCCGGCGCATCCTCCGCGACGACCAGGTCCGCTCGTCGGTGACCGTCCTGCTCCTGTACCTGCTGACCTACATCGCCGGTGGCATCCTCGGCCTGTTCTACGGCTTCGACTTCACCGAGGCGATGTTCGAATCCACCTCCGCCTCGGCGAACGTCGGGCTGTCGGTGGGGATCACCGGACCGGACCTGGCCACGCCGTTGAAGGTCAGCTACATCGTCCAGATGTGGATCGGCCGGTTGGAGTTCATGGCCGTGTTCGCTCTGCTGGCGACCCTGCTGGCCGCAGTCCGGGGGCGGACGTGA
- a CDS encoding TrkA family potassium uptake protein, whose product MFVVIAGGGKVGRYIAADLIERGHEVSIIERQRGRCESLVAQYPVLVIEGDACDVRYLEQARVDRADVFVATTREDDDNLVACQLARAEFGVRRVISRVNSPKNVEIFELMGIEAVSSTTLISRLLEEEVTVGELIHLYTLKAGKVDLVEVRIPDHDAADAPPPRTVQELDLPLDAVLVAIFRGDAGSEQTIIPRGSTQILPGDEVIALTTPELEDELRRMLVGRTARR is encoded by the coding sequence ATGTTCGTCGTCATCGCCGGTGGCGGGAAGGTCGGTCGGTACATCGCCGCCGACCTGATCGAGCGCGGCCACGAGGTCAGCATCATCGAACGCCAGCGGGGACGCTGCGAGTCGCTCGTCGCCCAGTACCCGGTGCTGGTCATCGAGGGCGACGCCTGCGATGTGCGCTACCTGGAGCAGGCCCGCGTCGACCGCGCCGACGTGTTCGTCGCCACGACCCGTGAGGACGATGACAACCTGGTGGCCTGCCAGCTGGCCCGAGCCGAGTTCGGCGTGAGAAGGGTGATCTCGCGGGTCAACTCACCCAAGAACGTCGAGATCTTCGAGCTGATGGGAATCGAGGCGGTGTCGTCCACCACACTGATCTCGCGGCTGCTCGAGGAGGAGGTCACGGTCGGGGAACTGATCCACCTCTACACGCTCAAGGCCGGCAAGGTCGATCTGGTGGAGGTGAGGATCCCCGACCACGACGCTGCCGACGCACCGCCGCCGCGGACCGTCCAGGAACTCGACCTGCCACTCGACGCGGTCCTGGTCGCGATCTTCCGCGGCGACGCCGGGTCGGAGCAGACCATCATCCCGCGCGGCTCCACCCAGATCCTCCCCGGCGACGAGGTGATCGCGCTCACCACCCCGGAGCTCGAGGATGAGCTGCGCCGGATGCTGGTCGGCCGGACCGCGCGGCGATGA
- a CDS encoding TrkA family potassium uptake protein, whose amino-acid sequence MHVIVGGCGRLGAEIATRLSSEGEDVIVIDVHATAFDRLGTTFNGETLVGSVTDRDTLERAEIGHADGLLAVTRFDNANLMAVEIGVHIYGVRRAVARLFNPEREASYRKLGVRYVSATGLLAKQFLNEFREATFRQHLAFEDPDVEVVEMILADAANGLTVDRFEISGKLRVSAVQRGERVFIPGPTDRLERGDLVVAAARRGVHPRVRHLVVDERRPRAHVHGGR is encoded by the coding sequence GTGCACGTGATCGTGGGAGGCTGTGGTCGGCTGGGCGCCGAGATCGCCACCCGGCTGTCCAGCGAGGGCGAGGACGTGATCGTCATCGACGTGCACGCAACCGCGTTCGACCGGCTGGGCACCACGTTCAACGGCGAGACCCTGGTCGGCAGCGTCACCGACCGTGACACCCTGGAACGAGCGGAGATCGGCCACGCCGACGGGCTGCTGGCGGTGACCCGCTTCGACAACGCCAACCTGATGGCCGTGGAGATCGGCGTCCACATCTACGGCGTGCGACGTGCGGTTGCCCGCCTGTTCAACCCGGAACGGGAGGCGAGCTACCGCAAGCTCGGCGTCCGGTACGTGTCCGCGACCGGGCTGCTGGCCAAGCAGTTCCTCAACGAGTTCCGCGAGGCCACGTTCCGCCAGCACCTGGCGTTCGAGGACCCCGACGTGGAGGTCGTCGAGATGATCCTGGCGGATGCCGCCAACGGGTTGACCGTGGACCGGTTCGAGATCAGCGGGAAGCTGCGGGTCAGCGCCGTGCAGCGCGGCGAGCGCGTCTTCATCCCCGGCCCCACCGACCGCCTCGAGCGCGGTGACCTGGTGGTCGCCGCAGCACGCCGCGGGGTCCACCCCCGTGTCCGCCACCTCGTGGTCGACGAACGACGACCCCGCGCCCACGTCCACGGTGGGCGGTGA
- the ispH gene encoding 4-hydroxy-3-methylbut-2-enyl diphosphate reductase — MPVTPHTLLLAAPRGFCAGVDRAVVIVERALEAYGPPVYVRHEIVHNTHVVESLRRRGAVFIEDEGEAPDGAVIVFSAHGSPASAYQRSGERHHTLIDATCPLVTKVHAEARRYADHHHDIVLIGHQGHQEVIGTMGQVPGRVTLIETPDEVETLPFPRDASVAYITQTTLSMDDTAEVVRRLNGRFPHLVRPKSDDICYATQNRQDAVKALAGRCDLVLVVGSQTSSNSKRLVEVARDRGVAAELIDDLTEIDERWLDRVDVVGLTSGASAPEVLVEQVVDWFRARGTRTVDTVHLVDEDVEFQLPAVLARKLAEAG; from the coding sequence GTGCCCGTCACGCCACACACCCTGTTGCTCGCTGCTCCCCGCGGGTTCTGCGCCGGGGTGGACCGTGCCGTGGTGATCGTCGAGAGGGCGCTCGAAGCCTACGGGCCGCCGGTGTACGTCCGTCATGAGATCGTGCACAACACCCACGTGGTCGAGTCGCTGCGCCGGCGGGGTGCGGTGTTCATCGAGGACGAAGGCGAGGCCCCCGACGGGGCGGTGATCGTCTTCAGCGCCCACGGCTCACCGGCTTCGGCCTACCAGCGATCCGGCGAGCGTCACCACACGCTGATCGATGCCACCTGCCCGCTGGTCACCAAGGTGCACGCCGAGGCACGCCGCTACGCCGACCACCACCACGACATCGTGCTGATCGGCCACCAGGGTCACCAGGAGGTGATCGGCACGATGGGTCAGGTCCCGGGCCGGGTCACGTTGATCGAGACGCCCGACGAGGTGGAAACCCTGCCCTTCCCCCGCGACGCGTCCGTGGCGTACATCACGCAGACGACGCTGTCGATGGACGACACCGCGGAGGTCGTCCGCCGCCTGAACGGGCGGTTCCCGCACCTCGTGCGTCCCAAGAGCGACGACATCTGCTACGCCACACAGAACCGCCAGGACGCGGTGAAAGCGCTGGCGGGGCGGTGTGACCTGGTGCTGGTCGTGGGATCCCAGACCTCGTCGAACTCGAAGCGGCTGGTCGAGGTGGCCCGCGACCGGGGCGTCGCGGCGGAGCTGATCGACGACCTCACCGAGATCGACGAGCGGTGGCTCGATCGTGTGGACGTCGTCGGACTGACCTCGGGCGCCAGTGCGCCGGAGGTCCTGGTCGAGCAGGTGGTCGACTGGTTCCGCGCCCGTGGGACCCGGACGGTGGACACCGTCCACCTGGTCGATGAGGACGTCGAGTTCCAGCTGCCGGCCGTCTTGGCCCGCAAGCTCGCCGAGGCCGGTTGA
- a CDS encoding HRDC domain-containing protein translates to MEVRLVDEPAEVMQALTAVDAPTVGIDVERADGHRYVREAALVQVGVDGCCIILDPLALDDLEPLGSFLGERLVVLHALENDVEPLASAGAALVDHCTPARLADTAIAAAVLGLPTGLAPLLEQVLNVRLSGDKAHYQRADWSRRPLTDDMLAYAAGDVVHLPRLWEALSTHLEDLARTSWYEQELTATVEHVHIQARSWGRTRGLGRLDGHGRAVLKAVWDEREAIAREEDLAPQRIARDDTLIAIAAHPPATLNVLQRRGLDGRQIRQHGHRLLAAVRRGASSPDEPSPSGLRRADDDDRAAHDRMRRARARVADQLGVDPGFLCPGRVLWTAALSDPASPDELVEAAGLRPWQRDLLADVLWEAYTGT, encoded by the coding sequence GTGGAGGTCCGTCTGGTCGACGAACCCGCCGAGGTCATGCAAGCCCTCACGGCGGTCGACGCCCCGACAGTGGGAATCGACGTGGAACGGGCCGACGGCCACCGCTACGTCCGCGAAGCCGCCCTCGTCCAGGTCGGGGTGGACGGGTGCTGCATCATCCTGGATCCGCTCGCACTGGACGACCTCGAGCCGCTCGGGTCCTTCCTGGGGGAGCGCCTGGTGGTTCTGCACGCGCTCGAGAACGACGTCGAGCCGCTGGCGAGCGCTGGCGCAGCGCTGGTCGATCACTGTACGCCGGCGCGACTGGCCGACACGGCCATCGCAGCGGCCGTGCTCGGCCTGCCGACCGGGCTCGCACCGCTCCTCGAGCAGGTTCTGAACGTGCGGCTCAGCGGCGACAAGGCGCACTACCAGCGGGCCGACTGGTCGCGGCGGCCGCTCACGGACGACATGCTCGCCTACGCAGCCGGCGACGTGGTGCACCTGCCGCGACTGTGGGAGGCCCTGTCGACGCACCTGGAGGACCTCGCCCGCACGAGCTGGTACGAGCAGGAGCTCACCGCCACGGTGGAACACGTCCACATCCAGGCCCGGTCCTGGGGTCGGACGAGAGGGCTCGGCCGCCTCGACGGGCACGGCCGGGCGGTCCTCAAGGCGGTCTGGGACGAGCGCGAAGCGATCGCGCGCGAGGAGGACCTCGCGCCGCAACGCATCGCCCGCGACGACACGCTGATCGCGATCGCGGCCCACCCCCCCGCGACGCTGAACGTCCTGCAGCGACGCGGGCTCGACGGCCGCCAGATCCGGCAACACGGCCACCGCCTCCTGGCCGCCGTCCGCCGCGGCGCCTCATCCCCCGACGAGCCCAGCCCATCGGGGCTGCGACGGGCAGACGACGACGACCGTGCGGCACACGACCGGATGCGCCGGGCGCGCGCCCGCGTCGCCGACCAGCTCGGCGTCGACCCCGGATTCCTGTGCCCGGGGCGGGTGCTTTGGACCGCAGCGCTGAGCGACCCCGCGTCGCCCGACGAGCTGGTCGAGGCGGCTGGGCTGCGTCCGTGGCAGCGCGACCTCCTGGCGGATGTGCTGTGGGAGGCGTACACCGGCACGTGA
- the mshB gene encoding N-acetyl-1-D-myo-inositol-2-amino-2-deoxy-alpha-D-glucopyranoside deacetylase, protein MLCVHPHPDDESIACGGVLARYADEGLRVGVVTCTGGEEGENLSGIDLGDEDMAVVRRRELAAAIAVLGVTDHRTLGYRDSGMAGATSNEHPDSFHRADLDEAAARLAAIIRDFRPAAVVSDDDRGTYGHPDHLKAHTVTGRAIELAADPDAALPAIPWDVAKWYVHVLPRSRLHALHRRLLDAGIASPFGRGPVPDGEDMPFGVADERVTTAVDVRPWLGRKRAAMRAHGSQIGADSFFLNLPDDVSQDVFGMEYFVVERGTPASADVEDDLFAGLRGADR, encoded by the coding sequence CTGCTGTGCGTGCACCCGCACCCCGACGACGAGTCGATCGCGTGTGGTGGGGTGCTGGCCCGGTACGCCGACGAGGGCCTGCGCGTGGGGGTGGTGACGTGTACCGGCGGGGAGGAGGGCGAGAACCTGTCGGGCATCGACCTCGGCGACGAGGACATGGCGGTTGTCCGCCGCCGTGAGCTCGCAGCAGCCATCGCCGTTCTGGGCGTGACCGACCACCGCACCCTGGGGTACCGCGACAGCGGCATGGCCGGCGCGACCAGCAACGAACATCCCGACAGCTTCCACCGGGCGGACCTGGACGAGGCGGCCGCCCGGCTGGCCGCCATCATCCGTGACTTCCGCCCCGCGGCGGTCGTCAGCGACGACGACCGCGGGACCTACGGCCACCCGGACCACCTCAAGGCCCACACCGTCACCGGCCGCGCGATCGAGCTCGCCGCCGACCCCGATGCTGCACTGCCGGCGATCCCGTGGGACGTCGCCAAGTGGTACGTGCACGTGCTGCCGCGCAGCCGGCTCCACGCGCTGCACCGGCGGTTGCTGGATGCCGGGATCGCGTCGCCGTTCGGGCGTGGTCCCGTGCCCGATGGCGAGGACATGCCGTTCGGGGTCGCCGACGAGCGGGTCACCACAGCCGTGGACGTGCGTCCCTGGCTGGGGAGGAAGCGTGCGGCCATGCGTGCTCACGGTTCCCAGATCGGGGCGGATTCGTTCTTCCTCAACCTGCCGGATGACGTCAGCCAGGACGTGTTCGGGATGGAGTACTTCGTCGTCGAGCGGGGGACGCCCGCGAGCGCGGACGTGGAGGACGATCTGTTCGCGGGGCTGCGTGGGGCGGATCGGTGA
- a CDS encoding flavin reductase family protein encodes MARFATGVAVMTTVADGVPHGMTANAVCSVSLDPLLVLVCVERGSTMAHAVGDSQVFALSVLHEDDEGLAMHFADPYRPHGDTEFNRIATRKEVTGSPVLDVAIAFVDCRVWAVYDGGDHLVVVGEVAALGLADDDDPLLFYRGAYRGVRPEGSG; translated from the coding sequence ATGGCGCGGTTCGCGACCGGCGTCGCGGTCATGACCACCGTCGCCGACGGGGTCCCCCACGGCATGACCGCCAACGCCGTGTGTTCGGTGTCGCTTGACCCTCTGCTCGTGCTGGTGTGCGTGGAGCGGGGGTCCACCATGGCCCACGCGGTCGGTGACAGCCAGGTGTTCGCCCTGTCGGTCCTGCACGAGGACGACGAGGGTCTGGCGATGCACTTCGCTGATCCCTACCGGCCCCACGGGGACACCGAGTTCAACCGCATCGCCACCCGCAAGGAGGTGACGGGCTCGCCGGTGCTGGACGTGGCGATCGCGTTCGTCGACTGCCGGGTGTGGGCTGTGTACGACGGAGGCGACCACCTCGTCGTGGTCGGCGAGGTCGCCGCGCTCGGCCTCGCAGACGACGACGACCCGCTGCTGTTCTACCGTGGCGCCTACCGGGGGGTGCGACCGGAAGGGTCGGGATGA
- a CDS encoding YjbQ family protein gives MESREVQLDTRGQRVTDVTDQVRSFARDVGGDGLLHVFLPHATAGLALMETGSGSERDLEEALEQELLPRDDRYTHRHGSVGHGADHLVPVLVSPTLVLAVQGGDVVLGTWQSICVVDTNRDNDRRRLRLTVLRSA, from the coding sequence ATGGAGAGCCGCGAGGTGCAGCTCGACACCCGTGGGCAGCGCGTGACGGACGTCACCGACCAGGTCCGCAGCTTCGCCCGCGACGTGGGCGGCGATGGCCTGCTCCACGTCTTCCTCCCGCACGCCACAGCCGGGTTGGCGCTGATGGAGACCGGAAGCGGATCGGAGCGTGATCTCGAGGAGGCGCTCGAGCAGGAGCTGCTCCCGCGCGACGATCGCTACACGCACCGCCACGGCTCGGTCGGCCACGGCGCCGACCACCTGGTGCCCGTCCTGGTGTCGCCGACGCTGGTCCTCGCGGTGCAGGGTGGCGACGTGGTGCTGGGCACCTGGCAGAGCATCTGTGTGGTCGACACCAACCGCGACAACGACCGCCGCCGCTTGCGTCTGACGGTGTTGCGTTCCGCCTGA
- a CDS encoding BMP family ABC transporter substrate-binding protein, protein MALVVLTVMAPACRPGTEPRPGQTPTDTTPFTPSPPARGLTVGIVLAPPTELIASLQSDIVRSTAERLHDVIDHDVRAVRVLEPPQEDFRGDQLAFLADEGFTLVCTVGQAGADDVARLAPQYPATRFCLLDGRLADPPANAMSVSWRVEEGAFLAGAAGALVTSVGATGIVSAVPPGSADRVRIGFEAGARFIRSDIPVVMAPATVDQDVAMSVAVRTAREAATAQFDAGVPTPCLMPVGGTAVVRGVGEAAAASDGLVLGWAVDVTRLLDEDTGVAHVLGSVTKRFDTALALVVESAFEGGDRDIRLGFAEDGFAFVPGPSPSYGPIAAQLREVADAIEERRVIVPGREQR, encoded by the coding sequence GTGGCGCTCGTCGTGCTGACCGTGATGGCGCCCGCGTGCCGTCCGGGGACCGAGCCTCGGCCGGGCCAGACGCCGACCGACACGACCCCCTTCACACCGTCTCCCCCCGCACGCGGACTCACCGTCGGGATCGTGCTGGCGCCTCCGACCGAGCTGATCGCCTCGTTGCAGAGCGACATCGTGCGGTCGACCGCGGAACGGCTCCACGACGTCATCGACCACGACGTGCGGGCCGTCCGAGTGCTCGAACCGCCGCAGGAGGACTTTCGGGGCGACCAGCTCGCGTTCCTGGCGGACGAAGGCTTCACGCTGGTCTGCACGGTCGGCCAGGCAGGCGCCGACGACGTGGCGCGGCTGGCGCCCCAGTACCCGGCCACCCGGTTCTGTCTCCTCGACGGCCGGCTCGCCGACCCGCCTGCCAACGCCATGTCGGTGAGCTGGCGCGTCGAGGAGGGTGCCTTCCTGGCCGGGGCTGCCGGGGCGCTCGTCACATCGGTGGGTGCGACCGGGATCGTCAGCGCCGTCCCTCCCGGGTCGGCGGACCGCGTGCGCATCGGATTCGAGGCCGGCGCGCGGTTCATCCGCAGTGACATCCCGGTCGTGATGGCGCCGGCCACCGTCGACCAGGACGTCGCGATGTCCGTCGCCGTCCGCACGGCGCGGGAAGCAGCCACCGCGCAGTTCGACGCCGGCGTGCCCACGCCGTGCCTGATGCCGGTGGGCGGGACCGCCGTCGTCCGTGGGGTCGGCGAAGCCGCGGCCGCCTCCGACGGGCTGGTGCTCGGTTGGGCAGTCGACGTGACCCGTCTGCTGGACGAAGACACCGGTGTGGCCCACGTCCTGGGATCGGTGACGAAGCGGTTCGACACCGCCCTGGCGCTGGTCGTGGAAAGCGCCTTCGAGGGCGGCGATCGTGACATCCGGCTCGGGTTCGCCGAGGACGGGTTCGCGTTCGTCCCCGGTCCCAGCCCCAGCTACGGCCCGATCGCCGCTCAGCTGCGTGAGGTCGCCGACGCCATCGAAGAGCGCCGGGTCATCGTCCCTGGCCGCGAACAGCGGTGA